The Mixophyes fleayi isolate aMixFle1 chromosome 1, aMixFle1.hap1, whole genome shotgun sequence genome includes a region encoding these proteins:
- the DOHH gene encoding deoxyhypusine hydroxylase — translation MAAPCSSLVHRVGQVLVDPNCALPSRFRALFTLRNLGGPDAIEWIGRGFGDESALLKHELAYCLGQMRDRSALPILSSVLRDRDQEPMVRHEAGEALGAIGDPEVLELLKEYSQDPVTEVAETCQLAIHRIEWLQQNPDVPDDNPYLSVDPAPPAEERDTPALRAVLLNDNLPLFERYRAMFALRNIGGREAVLALTDGLQCGGSLFRHEIGYVLGQMQHEAAVPGLAAALDRLEENPMVRHECAEALGSIAQDDCLKALRAHMEDVEQVVRESCEVALDMYEYEKSEDFQYANGLSQIQDLA, via the exons ATGGCGGCGCCCTGCAGCAGCTTGGTGCACCGAGTGGGTCAGGTGTTGGTGGACCCAAACTGTGCCTTGCCATCCCGATTCCGGGCGTTGTTCACTCTTCGTAACCTAGGCGGACCAGATGCTATAGAGTGGATCGGACGCGGCTTTGGCGACGAGTCAGCGCTTTTAAAGCACGAGCTGGCCTACTGTTTGGGGCAGATGAGGGACAGAAGCGCATTGCCCATCCTGAGCTCCGTGCTGCGGGACCGGGATCAGGAGCCCATGGTGCGGCATGAGGCGG GTGAAGCCCTAGGGGCCATAGGAGATCCTGAAGTTTTGGAGTTGCTAAAAGAGTATAGCCAGGATCCTGTTACAGAG GTAGCAGAAACCTGTCAGCTTGCCATTCACAGGATAGAGTGGCTTCAGCAGAATCCAGATGTCCCTGATGATAATCCCTACTTGTCAGTGGATCCTGCTCCACCTGCTGAGGAAAGAGACACTCCAGCTCTGCGTGCTGTTCTTTTAAATGATAACTTGCCGCTCTTTGAACGATATCGTGCCATGTTTGCACTTCGCAATATTGGAGGGAGAGAGGCCGTTCTGGCCCTGACGGATG GTTTACAGTGTGGTGGCTCTCTCTTTCGCCATGAGATTGGCTATGTTTTGGGTCAGATGCAGCATGAAGCAGCAGTCCCAGGGCTTGCAGCAGCATTGGATCGATTAGAAGAAAATCCGATGGTTCGTCATGAGTGTGCTGAGGCTTTGGGGTCTATTGCACAGGATGACTGTTTGAAGGCACTTAGGGCACATATGGAGGATGTTGAACAAGTGGTTAGAGAGAGCTGTGAGGTGGCTTTGGATATGTACGAGTATGAAAAAAGCGAAGACTTCCAATATGCAAATGGTCTTAGTCAAATCCAGGACCTGGCTTAA